The Lycium barbarum isolate Lr01 chromosome 12, ASM1917538v2, whole genome shotgun sequence genome includes a region encoding these proteins:
- the LOC132623797 gene encoding receptor-like protein kinase FERONIA, which produces MGIIALISFLLLHFMTVSMALKSEYNATDYFLLSCGAPSNTTDESDGRQWYTDTPNFLPSNYASISSTATASDTSVNRVPYMSARIIKSPFTYTFPVSSGTKFLRLYFYAAAYLGINKSESFFSVTANHFTLLSNFSAFLTVSADSSEELQEYVINVNETKILNLTFSPSPNSYAFVNGIEILSMPTDLYIRGDVKLVGQISNPNFSIGNNTALETMYRLNVGGQSVASKEDTGMYRAWDSDDKFVFGLGYLTPHLDDNITYTSETPAYTAPTSVYTSSRTMVNGSHILDWLFPLDPGFYYLFRFHFCEIQPEFKKINERVFDISIGNQMAERAVDVIQLSGGWRVPVYKDYVVYVKDLDGQRSKQRMLLDLRPNKDLNAMYENAILNGLEIFKLSDPNGNLAVPYPELRSEVPIKSPPNKKKKRSWHIIVVIIAGVISGIIVFSIMGFLISQRRNRGKDSDTCLPKSSESTQKTGGSGLSSLPSDLCRHFLLEEINTATGNFDEKFVIGYGGFGNVYKGYLDNGTTIVAVKRLNPSSKQGVREFQTEIEMLSSKLRHLHLVSLIGYCDDNNEMILVYDYMAHGTLRDHLYNTDNAPLPWKKRLDICIGAAKGLYYLHSGTKHMIIHRDVKSTNILLNDKWVAKVSDFGLSKVGSLGGPDIPHVSTAVKGSFGYVDPEYYKRQQLTEKSDVYSFGVVLFEVLCARPAINPNLPSGQVNLAEWACWSCKKRNLEQIIDPNLEGQIAPECLSKFAELAYCCLRDQGVQRPSMGDVVRTLEFALQLQEGADNRSHDVKGYINPPSLYFPLIIDGHASIKTNEDEIFSGSGEVERKLTSDGISISTSRSARLKNVDIFSEIVNPSGR; this is translated from the exons ATGGGAATCATTGCTCTGATTTCCTTTCTCCTCTTACATTTCATGACTGTGAGTATGGCTCTCAAGTCAGAGTACAATGCCACAGACTATTTCTTGCTCAGTTGTGGCGCACCATCAAACACCACAGATGAATCCGACGGCCGTCAATGGTATACGGACACACCAAATTTCTTGCCTTCAAATTATGCTAGCATATCCTCAACAGCCACAGCTTCAGACACTTCAGTGAATAGAGTCCCTTATATGAGTGCTCGTATTATAAAATCTCCCTTCACCTACACTTTTCCTGTTTCCTCTGGCACCAAATTCCTCCGTCTCTATTTTTACGCGGCTGCATACCTTGGCATCAACAAATCTGAATCTTTTTTCTCTGTCACAGCTAATCATTTTACCCTCTTGAGTAACTTTAGTGCTTTCCTTACGGTCTCTGCAGATTCTAGTGAAGAACTTCAAGAATATGTCATTAATGTTAATGAAACTAAGATTCTTAATTTAACCTTTTCTCCTTCCCCAAACTCTTATGCTTTTGTTAATGGGATTGAGATACTTTCCATGCCAACAGATCTTTACATCCGTGGAGACGTCAAATTGGTTGGGCAGATAAGTAATCCTAATTTCTCCATTGGTAATAACACCGCTCTTGAAACTATGTACAGGCTGAATGTGGGAGGCCAATCGGTTGCTAGCAAAGAGGATACAGGGATGTATCGTGCATGGGATTCAGATGACAAATTTGTTTTTGGATTAGGCTATCTAACTCCTCATTTAGATGACAACATCACTTACACTTCTGAAACCCCTGCTTATACTGCGCCAACCAGTGTTTACACATCCTCCAGGACCATGGTAAATGGCAGCCACATCCTGGATTGGTTATTCCCACTAGATCCTGGATTCTACTATCTTTTCAGGTTCCATTTCTGTGAGATACAGCCGGAATTTAAGAAAATTAATGAGCGGGTTTTCGACATATCCATTGGAAACCAAATGGCAGAGCGAGCAGTTGATGTAATTCAATTGAGTGGCGGCTGGAGAGTCCCGGTTTACAAAGACTACGTGGTGTATGTGAAAGACCTAGATGGCCAACGAAGCAAGCAACGTATGTTGCTTGATTTGCGTCCTAACAAGGATCTGAATGCTATGTATGAGAATGCTATCTTAAATGGCTTAGAAATTTTCAAATTGAGCGATCCAAATGGAAATCTGGCTGTTCCATATCCTGAATTGCGCTCAGAAGTTCCAATCAAATCACCACCaaacaagaagaagaaaagatCATGGCATATCATTGTTGTTATCATCGCAGGTGTGATTAGTGGAATCATTGTTTTCTCAATTATGGGTTTCTTAATTTCCCAGCGACGCAATAGGGGAAAAGATTCTGATACATGTCTTCCCAAGTCATCAGAGTCCACGCAAAAGACAGGCGGGTCAGGCTTATCATCACTACCATCCGATTTGTGCCGACACTTTTTACTAGAAGAGATTAATACCGCAACGGGCAATTTTGATGAAAAATTTGTGATTGGATATGGAGGTTTTGGTAATGTTTATAAAGGGTACCTCGACAATGGTACAACCATAGTTGCAGTAAAGAGATTAAATCCTTCATCAAAGCAAGGGGTTCGCGAGTTCCAAACAGAGATTGAGATGTTATCATCAAAGCTTAGGCATCTACATTTGGTGTCCTTAATTGGTTATTGTGATGATAACAATGAGATGATCTTGGTTTATGATTACATGGCTCATGGAACCCTCCGTGATCACTTGTATAATACCGATAATGCTCCTCTTCCGTGGAAGAAACGCCTGGACATTTGCATTGGTGCAGCTAAAGGATTGTATTACCTCCATTCAG GTACCAAACACATGATCATTCACCGAGATGTCAAGTCGACTAACATCCTATTGAACGATAAATGGGTCGCCAAGGTGTCAGATTTTGGATTGTCCAAAGTAGGTTCACTTGGTGGGCCAGATATTCCCCATGTTAGCACTGCAGTGAAAGGAAGTTTTGGGTACGTAGACCCTGAATACTACAAGCGTCAACAATTGACAGAAAAATCAGATGTTTATTCATTTGGGGTGGTTCTGTTTGAAGTGTTGTGTGCTAGGCCAGCAATAAATCCTAACTTGCCAAGTGGGCAAGTGAATTTGGCCGAGTGGGCTTGTTGGAGTTGTAAAAAAAGAAATCTTGAACAAATCATTGATCCTAACTTGGAAGGACAAATTGCCCCAGAATGTTTAAGCAAGTTTGCCGAATTGGCATATTGTTGCTTAAGGGATCAAGGGGTCCAAAGGCCATCAATGGGTGATGTTGTAAGAACTTTAGAATTTGCATTACAACTTCAAGAGGGTGCGGACAATAGAAGTCATGACGTGAAAGGGTACATAAACCCGCCTAGCCTTTATTTTCCCTTGATTATTGATGGTCATGCGAGTATAAAGACCAATGAAGATGAGATTTTCTCCGGTTCAGGTGAAGTTGAAAGAAAGTTGACAAGCGATGGTATATCCATATCGACCAGTAGGAGTGCTAGATTGAAGAATGTCGACATTTTCTCTGAGATAGTAAATCCATCGGGGCGATGA